In the genome of Carettochelys insculpta isolate YL-2023 chromosome 17, ASM3395843v1, whole genome shotgun sequence, the window CTCTTTCGGGATCTGCCCCCCGCTGCAATCTGCTCATTGTGCCGCACGCCTCGCCCGGTGCTGGGGGCAATCGGCCGTGGAGGAGGTGAACAGTTGCTACTCGTACTCACCCAGCACGTTACCAGACAGTGCTTGGTGCTATGGCACAGGGGGTGGCTCACTTGGTGCAGAGTgatgcagcactggggcaggctgtgggggaggggcagcatgcagTGTAACAgcactggggcaggctgtgggggaggggcagcacgcAGTGTAGTGGCACTGAGGCAggctgtgcaggagggggcaggatgcAGTGTAGCGGCACTGGGGCAGGctgtgcaggagggggaaggaTGCAGTGTAGCGGCACTGGGGCAGGCTTtagagggaggggcagcatgcagTGTAGCGGCACTGGGGCAggctgtgcaggagggggcaggatgcAGTGTAGCGGCACTGGGGCAGGctgtgcaggagggggaaggaTGCAGTGTAGCGGCACTGGGGCAGGctttggagggaggggcagcatgcagTGTAGCGGCACTGGGGCAGGctttggagggaggggcagcatgcagTGTAGTGGCACTGGGccagggtttgggggaggggcaggatgcaGTGTGGCGgcactggggcaggctgtgggggagggggcaggatgcagTGTGGCGgcactggggcaggctgtgggggagggggcaggatgcagTGTGGCGgcactggggcaggctgtgggggtagggggcagcatGCAGTGTAGCGGCACTGCGTGGGCGTGGCCTTCAGAGGCTAGTTTGGCCTTGACACCGACCGTGGTCCTGAGGGACTCCCCTACCTGTGGCATTTCTCGGGATTTCTGCCGCTGCCCTGAGATCACGATCCCGGGCAGTTGTGGGACAGGGGGCCGGCGGGCGCTCTGTGCCCATTCCAGTGCAAGCCGGCTAGTCAGCATACCCAGGCGGCGGCACAGTCGGGGGGACAcagcgggggggcgggagggcgAGGGCACGCTGCTTGCGTGGTGCTTGCAGGCCAGTCGGGTCACAGAGCCCATGGGGGACTGTCCAAGGGGCACAGGGGGGACAGTCGGTACCTGCGGGAATGCAGCAAGGGCTGCACCATCACAGCCGGCTGCAAGCACTGGTGGAACTGGGGCCGCGCGGGCTGGATCCGGAGGCCCTGTGCAGGTCCCCCCAAGCTAACTGGTGCATCCCGGGCTGGGTGCGGGGGAAATCCCTGGCCAGAGGCTGACATCAGTGCGGGCCTGTCCCATTGAGGACCGGATAAAAACTTAGCACTGGCCTCGGCCACCGAAAACCAAAGacagattctgctctcagctcTGCCGGTGCCTCCGCACGGAGCCCTCGGAGCCGCACTGGGCTCGTGTCACCCAAGaagcagccaccccctccccgccccccgtgaCTCAGCACACGTACAGCCACGTCTCTCCCTTGCCACAGCGCTGCCACCTGCCCAgcgccagctgcagccctggaaagCAGCCCGCGTGGCTGAGGTAGATCAGTTCacaggaaataaaaacaaccagCAGAAAGGGTTCTCACAAAGGAGACAGCCCAGCAGTGCCCGGGGCCAGCAGACAGCCTgggcagagccactgctgggatGGGCAAGGCCCAGCCAGCGCCAGCCTCGGGCACCAAAcgccttcttccccccaccccggcctgctGCCCctaagccccagccccagccccagccggcccagcccagcgaCTGGAGAAAAGACCTGGCgatccctgcctgggagcagtAACTCAGGTCTCCCCGTGCCCTGGTCGGGCACCAGTCACAGCTGCTCAGCTGAGTGAGAGGACACAGGGGAGCAGGCGGCAATGCCTCAGGACTCAGCCGGGAGAGCCCACAGCGGCAGGGACCACAGGGCTAAGTCCAAGGGTGAGGGGAGAAAGAGACAGGGAAGTGGCTGTTTCAGACCCTCCCAGAAGGTGGGAGGCTTCAGGGCGCTGCCCCCCCTtcgcctgccccagcccatgtagacacagactcAGAGAGCAGGTGGGTCTCTGGTCACAGGAGGGCAGCAGCCTGTGCacatgggggatgggagggctggggggagagcgTCCCCCGAACCCTGCTGCTAGGCTTAACAAGAGGCAAGGGGTTCTGCTTGCACCCCCATTCTCCTGCCTGCTTTCTTCATGTCATGTGAGTCCTGCCCTGCCTCCATTTCACCTGCAaggtgccctggggcctggccagactgggctccccccagctgcagcaagtcTGGGGGTTCAGGCCTGGGCCTGTACCAAGGCCACTATTTCTCAGGGCATTACCTTCCTTCTGGTGGCTGCAACCCCCCTTTCAAATCATGGGGATCACATCAGGGCTGGAACCAGGGGTCCCGGGGGCTGCCACACCAATGGCTTGCAGTGTCTTCCATTATACAGGGCCGAGAGATTGCtcaatggctctcagcccctgccccattatACAattgctccagtgccccaggggctTGTTCAAGGGGCTGTACTCTACGTGTGAGACCAAAGCCCATTTGGGATCAGCGAGGGGGCACAGCGGGGTCCTACTGCCTCCACTCCGTGGCCCTCATATCCAGcacactctctctcctgccactTCTCTTTCTTAACCAGTGCACCCAGCCAGGCCAGTCGGTAAATGCGCCTAATCAGCCTTTTGCACGTGCAATGACCCACTTTGCTCACACAAGCACGGGAGTCAAGGAGAACCCGGCCACCTAACAGGTTTTCTTTGAAACCTCTCTTCTGTGCATGCCCTGGGCTCAGCCTGCCCTCTCTCACCTGTGTGCCTGCAGGTGTGCTAGAGGGAAGGTGAACCCTCCGGAGGAGAAGGGGTATCTGCACACACGTGGCTTTCTGTAGGACCTGCTCGTCGTCATGCTAAAAGACACTCCTCTCtgccagcttcccccacccccaaaaatcaACACAGTTACAAGGCTGCAGGTTTTCCAAAGGTGGAAAGACACGTGCAGGAAATATCTGATGAAGCAAACGACTCCCGGCTTCTGAAGGCCGACCTGTTGCAGCCCCCTGCCGAGCCGCACCAGCGTGGCTTGAAACAGCCCCATTCAGATTGGGTACCGGGGGGCGTGTCCAGGCCGTGGACCAGACAAACAGCGGGCGCGTCCTGCTGCTGGCTTGGCCGAAGCCTTGGTTAAGCTCCCGGCATGCTGGTGCCAAAGCCCTGCCCCGTGCACCCGCCGGTTCACAAACCAAGAAAGAGCCGCCCCATGAGAGATCACAGCCCCTGGCTGGAGtgagaggggccaggctggggacgACAACGTCAGCTCCCGGCACCACACCTGCACGGCAGTGCCAGGCCTCGCAGCCCACCAGCCCCTGCACACCAGCACTTCCCCCCAGGGGCCCAGCCTTGGTGTGGCCCCTCCAGGGCCCTTGCCCTGGAGCTGGCGTGGTGCTGCTTGTGCTGGAACAAGTGTCTCattctcctcctgcttcccctgtGGCGTCCAGCTCTGGCCGGCCCAGCTCCTTGGGATCCCACAGGCTCCCTCCATGGCGAGAACACCCCaccctgggggtgctggcttACACCTTCCTACCTCCCTTCACTCAGAGGCTCAGGTGCCTCTCCCCCCCGTGGACGGGCACAGCCCTGGCACGAGCCTCAGCAGTTGTAGGTAAATGGGAGGGGCCCACAGTGCCTCCCCTAATTCTGAGGCCTGGGCACTGCCCGAAAAGATCAGACAGGGACAGGAAAGGGCTGGGCCTGGGATCTTGCCTATTGATCACTGCCACGTTCCaccctcctccagcaccctcagtGTTCCCCTGTgcctggcaggggctccagcaacCAGGGCCCAGCCTTTCCCCTGAGCTCCACACACCCCATGTCCCAGGCCCCCAGCGCCCAAAGCAGCAGGGGGTTTTGGTGCACTTCTGTAGGCAGGACACTCAGCCTGCCCCGAttcctccccaccctctccaGCCATGCTCTGTGCAACCCCTTgtgccacagctgcctggccCCTTTGCTGGTGGGCAGAGGCCACACCGGGGACACTTCCAGGCCTGCGGCTGGCTGGGCTCAGGGACAAGGGAGGTATTTCAGCACCAacaaagcctccctccaggcGGGGAGGGTGCATTCCTCTGACCCCACCTGTGGGGGTGCCAGGGCGGCAGCCTGGCTGCAACCGGGGCACATGGAACAAAACTCTGCCAAAACTCTGCCGCGAGGGAGCGCGTGTCGAGGCAGAGCCCGGGGGTAGAACCAGCTGACCTTGCTAACCCCTCGGGTGGGCACAGAGGGGCAGGCGAGGGCCCATCAGTGCTAACGAACACAAAAGGCAAACTCTAAGAAGATACAGGACTGCCACTCTCGGGGGCAGCGGAAGGCCGGGCATGGCTGGCGCCAAGTTGGCGCCCACCAGCGAccccctgggcctctggaaatgCACCATTGTGTCAGCCCCACAGTGCGGCGCGGGGGCACTCTAGGCAGTTACATGGCTCCCGCCGCAGCCTACACCGTGGTCTCATactccagcacctcctgcaagGCCCCCACGCTGCGGTACTGCAGGCGCGGGGTAACCGGAGAGGAATACTCCAGTGCTAGGATCGTCTTACGCAGTCGCCTGTCAATAAAATGGGCGTCCCAGGCTGGGTACTTCTTCCTGGGCAGGTCTATGCGGATGACGGGCCTTTCTGTCCGGGGGGTGCGTGCCACTGGGGTTAGGGGGAGGCTTGGCCTGACCTGAAAAACAGGCCCGCAGCTGTCCCTGTCTCCCGgcaccccttccctctccccccctgTAGTCCGTGGCAGGGAGCGCGGGGGGCTGGTGATGACGTCCTCGGGGGGCCCCACGCAGGTGGCCGGCGCCTTTTTGAAAATGCAGCCCGTGGTCTGGGGGCCAAACACAGGCCCGTTGGGATGCAAGAGGCAGTAGTAGATGAACATGAAGAAGATGCCCAGGGCGAAGCTGGAAGAGACCACACAGACGATGATTAAGGCATCGAAATCCGAGGTGCCCTGGCGGTCGTAGTACATGTACCAGAGCCCGGTGAGGGCCGCGTTCTCC includes:
- the XKR7 gene encoding XK-related protein 7; amino-acid sequence: MMFESADVSMLRLLETFLKSAPQLVLQLTIMVQQNNIEPLQGLSASASLVSLAWMIASYQKVLRDSREDKMPMSYKGAMVQILWHLFTIAARAIAFALFASVFQLYFGIFIVTHWCIMTFWIIQGETDFCMSKWEEIIYNMVVGIIYIFCWFNVKEGRSRCRMAIYYTITLAENAALTGLWYMYYDRQGTSDFDALIIVCVVSSSFALGIFFMFIYYCLLHPNGPVFGPQTTGCIFKKAPATCVGPPEDVITSPPRSLPRTTGGEREGVPGDRDSCGPVFQVRPSLPLTPVARTPRTERPVIRIDLPRKKYPAWDAHFIDRRLRKTILALEYSSPVTPRLQYRSVGALQEVLEYETTV